In the genome of candidate division WOR-3 bacterium, the window CCTGCTGGGCCTTCCCCTGGGCTGGCTTCTCTTGGTGCCGGCGACAGCGTTCACCTATAGCCTGTTTCAGGTTACTCTCGGCGTCATCAGAAACCAGAAGAAGGTACTGGTCTTCGGTTGCCATCAGGTTGCCAATACGCTGCTCAACTTTGTGGCCTCGGTCGTGTTCGTTGCCGTCCTACTTCTCGGGTGGAAAGGAAGGGCATTCGGTATAATGATCGCGAATGCGCTGTCAGCCGGGATGTCGGTCTGGTATCTGGCCCGGAACGGCCTCTTGTCACTGGCGCTCGACCGAGGAATGAACAATGCTATCTTCCGGTTTGCCCTAACGCTAATGGCAGATTCTTCCTATTCCCTCGTCGTGTCTCAGTTAGGTTTTCTGTTGATGCAGTACTACTTCGGCAAGGAACTATTGGGCGTCTATTCAGTTGGGTACAACATTGCAAACGCAGTTATGATTCTTGCCACGACGCTGAATCTATCGCTGGCTCCATTCCTTTTCGAGAGACTGTCGGCGCCGTCGAGCATGAACCGACGATACATTGTGCAAGTACTGTATGCCAACGTGGTCGTATTGCTCCTCGGGGGGCTTCTTGTGTCGATCTTCTCCGGGGCGGTCCTGAGGTTGATGACAACGCCTGCTTACTACCCGTCGAGACAATTCATCCCCTGGTTGGCTGCCGGACTGATGTTTGTGGGGGGCGCGATATTTGTCAAGCCCATACTGATTAAGTACGGTCAGCAACGCTACATTGGTTTTGTGGCAATCGCCGACATAGCACTGCTCCTCGTGCTCAGCTACGCATTCGCCAAGTGGTTCGGTTACCAAGGAATCGCCTATGCCTTCAGCGTCTCCACCCTGACGCTGTTATTGATGCTGCTGATAAAGGTTCAAGCCGTGCTTCCCCTACCTTGGCTGCGGGCCCTACTACCGGCGAGCGAACCTGGAGCGTGAATGTCATTTTTCAACGAGGTCGAGAGGCTGAAACTGGTCCATCGGTTTCAGTACGAACACGACGTAAGTCGACTGCAGGTGGATGGTCTTAGAGTCTGGCCTGTTGTCTTGCTCCAACTGGTGAAACTAACAGCCACCAACTTTGGCGCAAGGTCCCTGTTGGACATAGTCAAGCTCGCCGCCAAGGGAGTGCTGTCCTATGGAACAATGGTGTACGGCGAATTCCGGGACCGGACCAACTCGATTCATGCGCCTGGGCCCGCGGACGTTCTGTTCCTGACCGACCCCAAGCGGAGAGTCAGGGTCGTGAATGTCTTCTTTGACCGGATAAGCGACCCGTTTTTCGACGCCCTCAGCAAAAGCGGCTACTGCTGCAGCACACTGGAGTGGTCCATTGACCATGAGTACCGGGTACCTAGATACAACCCTTCTGACTTGATACAGGGCGAGATTGACCGGGTTACGCTCAAGAGTCTTCTGAGAAGACGACGCCCGCGACAGGAGTTGACGGCGTTGGGAACAAAAGGATTCAGAGAGATTTTGGACTATCATGGGGTAGGTCTTGACACCTTTGTAAATGACCTTACAAGATCGGCGCGGCTCATCCTGGCCTTGAAGGATTACTTTCTGCGTAAGCTGGGAAAAAAGGGGGCACTCATGTCTTTCTACTCCCCGTACTACGGGAATGTGGCTTTTGGGTTTAATCTCGCGTGCAAGGCACTCGGCATCTACACGGTGGAAATCCAGCACGGGTATTACGGTGAAATGTCGCTGCTCTACAACGGTTACAGGAATGTCAATTGCCGGTACGATCTTCTGCCGGATGCGTTCTGGGTCTGGGAAGACAGAGACCGCGACGCGGTGTGGGCGTGGGGCGACGACAAGAGCCTGCTGCCTTATGTTTACGTAGGCGGTAACCTTTGGAACAACTTCTGGAAATACCCAGAAGCTAACGATAATCGCTATGCTGCGGTGTACGACCACCTGATGCTCCGCCAGGGTAGCGGCCGGGTTGTGCTGCTCACCCTGCCCCCGGCTTTCGACATACCGGACTGGCTACCCAATGCGATCCGAGATACGGCCGGAGAAGTCACTTGGTACGTAAGGTATCACCATCACATGAAGGGCTCGACAGCGGCGAGGTATCGGAATGCGTTCCGGGACGTGAGCAACGTCGAGTACGAGCTGTCTAACCGCCTGCCTTTGCCGATCCTGTTCCGGCTGTGCGACCTGCACATTACGGTGAATTCGAGTTCAGTCGCGGAGGCAAAGGAATTCTCAAGAAAGTCTATCATTGTAAGCGAAATAGGCGTCCGGATATTCTCGTCCTTCATTAGTGATGGGTGGGCCTATCCTGCTCTGTCCAAGGAGCAGTTGCTAGGTGCCATTCACAGGATTCTGAACGAACGGCCCCGGGCCGACAAAAGCGCCGAGGCTGCTGGTATCAGGAGCAATTCCGAGATCATCCGGGACTTTATTGCGAGACTCGACCGGAATGTGAACCGTGGAAAACCAGGAAACCAGCCAGCCTGAGCAGAACTGGGGCCTGTGCCTCGGTGCCAATGGCCAGCGTCTTGAAGTCGAGTCACCGTCCAAATCTGCTGCCAAAGAAGCAGGCGTAC includes:
- a CDS encoding oligosaccharide flippase family protein, translating into MNCPTVNLKRLKDIAKMSGGYFLPAAINNALPFLFLPILTRYLMPQDYANVSLFVTYVAVASSLSAPALIAFISNFFFDRPREYVARLIGGSLIVVGIFSLGILCLVTLLYFVFPSLLGLPLGWLLLVPATAFTYSLFQVTLGVIRNQKKVLVFGCHQVANTLLNFVASVVFVAVLLLGWKGRAFGIMIANALSAGMSVWYLARNGLLSLALDRGMNNAIFRFALTLMADSSYSLVVSQLGFLLMQYYFGKELLGVYSVGYNIANAVMILATTLNLSLAPFLFERLSAPSSMNRRYIVQVLYANVVVLLLGGLLVSIFSGAVLRLMTTPAYYPSRQFIPWLAAGLMFVGGAIFVKPILIKYGQQRYIGFVAIADIALLLVLSYAFAKWFGYQGIAYAFSVSTLTLLLMLLIKVQAVLPLPWLRALLPASEPGA